In Microscilla marina ATCC 23134, a single genomic region encodes these proteins:
- a CDS encoding dipeptidase, translated as MPTRFYWVLLLFYSHVQAQPPQGFADIHNSALYRLFAQADVQGLARRRYPVHLRAMRQLNTRLMVFSMGIPRFSMAHPDTVTIAQVLTFLKQFKAHIRQHCPQWQFVDQPNTRPHKMRWMLALEGTHLLKGELHWVDSLYNVGVRMVGIGHWFHNHFLVAPHDPHYQNQVPTLINDHTVLSPKGRQLVERLIARNIWLDVSHLRRQAFAQVVAQNQGRTPLIASHANAHAVCPVARNLSPAQIRAIAASKGLVGVCFHSPLIAPKPAQASIKQLVDHLAYLIQTAGYLHVAIGSDLEGLIRPPKGLKKLIQVKKIAREMQRRGFSPKVIEAVMWRNALRVLGGGER; from the coding sequence GCTTTGCCGATATTCATAACAGTGCGCTTTATCGCTTGTTTGCCCAAGCCGATGTGCAAGGGCTTGCCAGGCGCCGCTACCCTGTACACTTGCGGGCAATGCGCCAACTCAATACTCGTTTGATGGTGTTTTCGATGGGTATTCCACGTTTTAGTATGGCACACCCCGACACAGTCACCATTGCTCAAGTACTTACTTTTCTCAAACAATTCAAGGCACACATTCGCCAGCATTGCCCACAATGGCAATTTGTTGACCAACCCAATACACGCCCCCACAAAATGCGCTGGATGTTGGCACTGGAGGGCACTCACTTGCTCAAAGGAGAGTTGCACTGGGTAGACTCGCTCTACAATGTCGGGGTGCGTATGGTGGGCATTGGACACTGGTTTCACAATCATTTTTTGGTAGCCCCTCACGACCCACACTACCAAAATCAAGTGCCCACCCTTATCAACGACCACACGGTGTTGTCGCCCAAAGGCAGGCAGTTGGTAGAGCGGCTGATTGCCCGTAACATCTGGTTAGATGTATCACATTTGCGTCGGCAGGCGTTTGCCCAGGTAGTAGCCCAAAACCAAGGACGCACTCCGCTCATTGCCAGCCACGCCAACGCACACGCGGTGTGCCCGGTAGCCCGCAACCTCTCCCCTGCCCAAATACGCGCCATTGCTGCCAGTAAAGGCTTGGTGGGGGTATGCTTTCATAGTCCTCTGATTGCCCCAAAACCCGCCCAGGCTTCCATAAAACAGTTGGTTGATCACCTGGCTTATTTGATCCAAACTGCAGGCTACCTGCACGTAGCCATTGGCAGTGACCTGGAGGGTTTGATTCGCCCGCCAAAGGGTTTAAAAAAACTCATTCAGGTTAAAAAAATTGCCCGCGAAATGCAACGGCGGGGCTTTAGCCCAAAGGTGATTGAGGCGGTGATGTGGCGCAACGCCCTGCGGGTGTTGGGTGGGGGTGAACGTTGA